In Gimesia panareensis, the genomic window ACCTGATCGCTTCTCCCCAGCTGCGGGCGCTGAACAAACAGAAAGCCGAGTTGATCATCGGGGACCGGATCAGCTATTCCACGGTAACCCAGAACGGCAATACCTCGATTCAGAACGTGAACTTCCTGGACTCGGGGATTGTGCTCAACCTGCGACCGTTTATTACACCCGATGGCCAGATTCGGATGGAAATCCACCCCGAACGCAGTTCGGCGACGATTAACTCCTCGACGAATCTGCCCGACCTGAAGACGACCGAAGTCACCACGAACGTCATGGTCCGCGATGGCAACACGGTGGTCATCGGGGGACTGATTGAAGAAAATGTTTCCGATACCCGGAACCAGGTTCCCCTGCTCGGGGCGATTCCTGTGATTGGGAATGCGTTTCGTCAGCAACGTGAAATCACCACACGTTCCGAGCTGATCGTGCTGATCACGCCGCGGATCGTCCATCCGGAACAGGCTAATGCCGAAGGACAAGCGGAACGCTATGAAGGTACTGAGCGGATCCAAAACTTCAAAAAGAGCTTCCTGCCGATCAACCAGGTGCGGATTGTGCAGATGCATGTCAAGCTGGCCAAGAAGTACCTGCGCATTGGAAACCTGCCCAAGGCCAAAGAACATATCAAGATTGCTGCCCGCCTGGATAAGAACAACATCGAAGTCATTCAGTTGAAGAAATACATCGAAGACGCGCTGATCAACCGCAACCGTCAGCTGATCGGTCTGCCTCCGCTGACTGCTCCCGAGATGCCGGTACCGGCTGTGGAGGAGGTGCCCTGAGCATGGTCCGGAAGTTCAGTTCTGTTGCGTGTTGCGCCGTCTGGCTGACCTGCTGTGGCTGCCACGCATTGCCTGTTTCGACTCTGGCACACAAGTCCGGAGAAGAAAAACAAACAGAGGCACCAGAACAGACAGCGGAAACCACACCGCGAAACCAGCGGACCTCGCCTTTTAATCAGCGGGCCAATGAACTCGTCGAACGGGCATTGCAGCATTATTCCCAGGGCGAACTGCAGCAGGCAAAATCTCTGCTGGCGACGGCGCGGGAAATCGATCCGGGACACATCGGGACGTTTGAAATCGAAGCCCAGCTCTCCTATGACATGGGAGATCGCGATCAGTTTCTGCAGTCGCTACGGGCCATCCGTGCGGCGAGCCCGCATGACGCGGATAAGCAGAGTGCGATCGGGACCCTGTTTTTTCAGGCCGGCCAGACGCAGGAAGGGATTGCCTGTTTGAGACGGGCGATCAACTTAAAACCGCATAACGAGGATTTCGCCCTGAAGCTGGCCGCGTTTTACGAACAGACGGGCCGCACCGAACAGGCACATCAAGTCCTGTTGCGGGCACTGCATACCACTCCGGGAAGTAAACGACTGCCGATCGCACTCGGCCGTGTTTGTGAAGTGAACCAGCAGTGGTCCGAAGCGAGCATTTATTATGCGATGGTAGTCAATCACCTGCCCGAGAACCATGTCTGGCGTAAACATCGCGCCCGCTGTCTGTATCATGCCGGAAAGTACCAGGATGCGTTTGAACAGTTCTCCCTCTGCCAGGCAGCAGATGCAGAGCTGCTGTCGCTGTCTGAAAAAATCGCGTTTGGCGACACTGCGCTGCGGCTGGGTGACCTGGAAAAGGCGCAACAGCTGTTTGATGAGATATCTGCTGCCCATCAACACCAGTTACTCCATGTAGAAGTATTGCGCGGATTGTGCGCAATAAATCGAGGGCAGACGGTCGATGCAAAATCGATAATCGCTACAGCCCGCAAAAAATGGCCCGCTGATCCCACGCTGCTGGAAGTCGCGGCCCTGCTCCCTGCCAGTGAGACTGCCATCAGGTAATTACCTGCACTGCGTGTTTTTACACAAGATTCATTTGCCAAGCGCAAACTCTGTGCTGCAATTGGACAACCCCGATTTCGTGACCTAGATTTAAGGTGGTGATTTAAGATCACTTCTATTTGTGGAGTTCCCTCAAACGGGTACTCCGTTCTGGATTCGAAAAGGGTATTTCATTTTCAGCAGGATTGTGAATCTGCTGAGAAAGTGTTCGGCAATGAAAAGTTATGGCAAATACTGGTTCCTGGTCATGCTGCTGCTCTTCATGAGTTGCGCGGATAACCTGCTGGTAACCAGTCAGATAGCTTCTCCCATGCTGGCCCTGGCAGCCTCGTTGACTGCGTCACTCGTCGGCTGGGCCTGGCTGGTGAAATCCATTCAGAAAGATCGCAATCAGATCAGT contains:
- a CDS encoding tetratricopeptide repeat protein, coding for MVRKFSSVACCAVWLTCCGCHALPVSTLAHKSGEEKQTEAPEQTAETTPRNQRTSPFNQRANELVERALQHYSQGELQQAKSLLATAREIDPGHIGTFEIEAQLSYDMGDRDQFLQSLRAIRAASPHDADKQSAIGTLFFQAGQTQEGIACLRRAINLKPHNEDFALKLAAFYEQTGRTEQAHQVLLRALHTTPGSKRLPIALGRVCEVNQQWSEASIYYAMVVNHLPENHVWRKHRARCLYHAGKYQDAFEQFSLCQAADAELLSLSEKIAFGDTALRLGDLEKAQQLFDEISAAHQHQLLHVEVLRGLCAINRGQTVDAKSIIATARKKWPADPTLLEVAALLPASETAIR